In the Holophagales bacterium genome, one interval contains:
- a CDS encoding hydrogenase: protein MEGASPDGAVLLGAILLLALSGVPGLFARKGGSGGERLAAVLACAGSVAGLVPVVRILFFGAGLRMELPSPLPGGKILLAADPLSALFLLPVFLVPALGAVYGLGYWSEAEHLRDGRKLRFFMGILAASMAAVLIARSGVAFLVAWEVMALAAFFAATTEDRLPAVREAGWIYLVATHAGTLGLFGMTALLHDTTGSFAWEAPAAGLAVTGSASVVFLLALVGFGAKAGLFPFHFWLPGAHAGAPSHVSAVMSGVMLKVGLYGILRITSLYGAPPAWWGGLLLVLGVASALYGAALAAAQNDLKRLLAYSSIENVGIVSTGIGVALLGRSAARPEWIALGLGGALLHVLFHSLFKPLLFLGAGAVIHGTGTREMDLMGGLLRKMPKTGAAFAVGCAAVAALPPLNGFFSEFLVYLGLLRAFAGPGEALLAGFAAPALALAGGIALAAFVKLFGIVFLGSPRSEKAEHAHEPGLAMRVPILALAAACLLAGLSSPFLCPGLDAATSAWAAKALSPVPALATVAPVATVAAWGAAFLGLLALTAAVAGFLIRRRTVSRGPTWDCGYARPTARMQYTGSSFGDWIAARLTPRVAATLLEERLPEGIFPRGARVSAAAPARDPVLLRFLEPFARRWARRFYDLHALQEGRLTIYLVYVLGTLIALLAWSVLRGWFPPP, encoded by the coding sequence ATGGAAGGTGCGAGTCCCGACGGGGCCGTCCTCCTCGGCGCCATCCTTCTCCTCGCCCTGAGCGGCGTTCCCGGGCTCTTCGCCCGGAAAGGGGGCTCCGGCGGCGAGCGGCTCGCGGCGGTTCTCGCCTGCGCGGGCTCGGTGGCCGGCCTCGTCCCGGTCGTGAGGATCCTCTTTTTCGGCGCCGGGCTGCGGATGGAGCTCCCGAGCCCCCTCCCGGGCGGGAAGATCCTCCTCGCCGCCGACCCGCTCTCGGCGCTCTTCCTCCTCCCGGTCTTCCTCGTCCCGGCGCTCGGAGCGGTCTACGGCCTCGGCTACTGGTCCGAGGCCGAGCACCTGCGCGACGGGCGAAAGCTGCGCTTCTTCATGGGCATCCTGGCCGCTTCGATGGCGGCCGTCCTCATCGCGCGGAGCGGGGTCGCCTTCCTCGTCGCGTGGGAGGTGATGGCGCTGGCGGCCTTCTTCGCCGCGACGACCGAGGACCGGCTGCCGGCGGTGCGGGAGGCGGGGTGGATCTACCTCGTGGCCACGCACGCGGGCACGCTCGGCCTCTTCGGCATGACGGCGCTCCTCCACGACACGACCGGCTCCTTCGCGTGGGAAGCCCCGGCGGCGGGCCTCGCCGTGACCGGCTCGGCGAGCGTCGTCTTCCTTCTCGCCCTCGTCGGTTTCGGCGCGAAGGCGGGTCTCTTCCCGTTCCACTTCTGGCTCCCGGGCGCACACGCCGGGGCGCCGAGCCACGTCTCGGCGGTGATGTCGGGCGTCATGCTCAAGGTCGGCCTCTACGGCATCCTGCGCATCACGTCGCTCTACGGCGCGCCGCCCGCGTGGTGGGGCGGCCTCCTCCTCGTCCTCGGCGTGGCGTCGGCGCTCTACGGGGCCGCGCTCGCCGCGGCGCAGAACGACCTCAAGCGCCTCCTCGCCTACTCGAGCATCGAGAACGTCGGGATCGTCTCCACGGGAATCGGCGTCGCCCTCCTCGGGCGGTCCGCGGCGCGGCCGGAGTGGATCGCGCTGGGTCTCGGAGGGGCGCTCCTGCACGTCCTCTTCCACTCCCTCTTCAAGCCGCTTCTCTTCCTGGGTGCCGGGGCGGTGATCCACGGGACGGGGACGCGGGAGATGGACCTCATGGGCGGCCTGCTGAGGAAGATGCCGAAGACGGGTGCCGCCTTCGCGGTCGGGTGCGCGGCCGTCGCGGCCCTGCCGCCCCTGAACGGCTTCTTCTCGGAGTTCCTCGTCTACCTCGGCCTCCTCAGGGCCTTCGCGGGGCCGGGCGAGGCGCTCCTCGCGGGCTTTGCGGCGCCGGCTCTCGCGCTGGCGGGGGGCATCGCGCTCGCCGCCTTCGTCAAGCTCTTCGGCATCGTCTTCCTCGGCAGTCCTCGCTCGGAGAAGGCGGAGCACGCCCACGAGCCGGGACTCGCGATGCGCGTCCCGATCCTCGCGCTCGCGGCCGCCTGCCTCCTGGCCGGGCTCTCGTCGCCGTTCCTCTGTCCCGGGCTCGACGCGGCGACGTCCGCGTGGGCGGCGAAGGCCCTCTCGCCGGTGCCGGCCCTCGCCACGGTGGCGCCCGTTGCAACCGTCGCGGCCTGGGGCGCCGCGTTCCTCGGCCTCCTCGCCCTCACCGCCGCCGTGGCCGGTTTCCTCATCCGCAGGCGCACGGTTTCGCGAGGCCCGACGTGGGACTGCGGCTACGCCCGACCGACGGCGCGGATGCAATACACGGGGAGCTCCTTCGGCGACTGGATCGCGGCCCGCCTGACGCCCCGCGTCGCCGCAACCCTCCTCGAGGAGCGCCTTCCGGAGGGGATCTTTCCGCGGGGCGCGCGCGTTTCCGCCGCGGCGCCCGCCCGCGACCCGGTTCTCCTCAGGTTCCTCGAGCCGTTCGCCCGGCGCTGGGCCCGCCGCTTCTACGATCTTCACGCCCTGCAGGAGGGGCGGCTGACCATCTACCTCGTCTACGTCCTCGGGACCCTCATCGCGCTCCTGGCGTGGAGCGTTCTCCGCGGGTGGTTCCCGCCCCCGTGA
- a CDS encoding PTS sugar transporter subunit IIA, which translates to MDPRKREGVAPDRREEGGRPRLLVARARRDHRVLPRLREGAREALDQEEHQGRAAPLKLSASDAAELFDVDESTVYRWIEERGLPAERIAGRTLLNRAALLEWATENQVAISARVFRPAESGAEKLPSFAQALAAGGVHHAVPGTTREDVLRGAVDRLPLPEGSDAEDLLAVLLARETSFSTAIGNGIAIPHVRMPIVFDVDEAIVSLSFLERPVDFGAADGKPVTTLFTMVTPTVHGHLHLLAALAYLLRDEAFLAGVKAAAPAEVMLARATEVELRGAGRPGTRGPA; encoded by the coding sequence ATGGATCCGCGAAAGCGCGAAGGGGTGGCTCCTGACCGCCGCGAAGAAGGGGGGCGCCCCCGTCTCCTCGTGGCTCGCGCTCGACGCGACCATCGAGTACTCCCTCGGCTCCGTGAAGGAGCGCGGGAAGCGCTCGATCAAGAAGAACATCAGGGGCGTGCCGCTCCCTTGAAGCTCTCCGCCTCGGACGCCGCGGAACTTTTCGACGTCGACGAATCGACCGTCTACCGCTGGATCGAGGAGCGGGGCCTGCCGGCCGAGCGGATCGCGGGGCGAACCCTCCTGAACCGCGCGGCGCTCCTCGAGTGGGCCACCGAGAACCAGGTCGCGATCTCCGCCCGGGTCTTCCGGCCGGCGGAGTCGGGTGCCGAGAAGCTCCCCTCCTTCGCGCAGGCGCTGGCGGCGGGGGGTGTCCACCACGCCGTCCCGGGGACGACGCGCGAGGACGTCCTGCGCGGAGCGGTCGACCGTCTTCCCCTCCCGGAAGGGAGCGATGCCGAGGACCTCCTGGCCGTCCTGCTGGCCCGCGAGACGTCGTTCTCCACGGCCATCGGCAACGGGATCGCGATCCCGCACGTGAGGATGCCGATCGTCTTCGACGTCGACGAGGCCATCGTCAGCCTCTCGTTCCTCGAGCGGCCGGTCGACTTCGGCGCTGCCGACGGCAAGCCGGTCACGACTCTCTTCACCATGGTCACGCCGACCGTGCACGGACACCTCCACCTTCTCGCCGCCCTCGCCTACCTTCTGCGCGACGAGGCCTTCCTGGCCGGTGTGAAGGCCGCAGCGCCGGCCGAGGTGATGCTCGCGCGTGCCACAGAGGTGGAGCTCAGGGGCGCCGGCCGCCCCGGCACCCGCGGGCCGGCCTGA